AGACTCTCCCCCTCTCTGGAGGCCTTTCATGGGATCCTGCAGCCAGCGTTTGGAGCAAGACAAGCCGGAATGGGAGGTGCCTTCCAAGCGGTGGGCGGATCGGTGATGGATTTAGAATCGAATCCCTCTCATTTGGCACGAGTCAAAAGAACCAAATGGGAGTTAGGTTCTGGAATTCATTTGCCCACTATCGAATATAATGATGAATACATTGATCCAGATCCTAGTCGTTCTTATCGCAACTCAACAGTCGAACATCCGAGAGCAGTCCTTCCCTATATTGGGATCATCAAACCTATATCGGAAAATATAAGCATTGGTTTTGCTTTGTATGCACAAGGAGGTGGGGGTGGACAGTTTAAAAATATCAAACGACACACACCTGACGGCCGAACCCTCAATGAAACCTTTGGAACAAATATTCCCGTCATCGGCGAGAGCACAAAAGCAGTAGAAGATTTAAACTTTAGATTTATGACCATGAAATCCACGTTTGGTGCTGGGTTCAAAAAAGGGAACTTTGCCGTGGGCGCCGGTCTTGACCTGGTTTATGGGTTTATGGAACTGAAAAGAACCTACCAAGATGAAACAAGAAGCCTCACTATCCCTGGCGGAATCCGTTACCAAAGTGACTCGGCTTATAGCATGGGAGGAAAAATTGGAGTCTCTTATGACCTAACAGAGAATATCCGAATCGCTTATTCCTACACTACTAGAAATTTTTTACCGATGGATGGAACTATGAAAGTAGATGGGTATGCTCCCGAAAGATCCTTTGGTACAAGAGTGTCCCGGTATATGCTTTGGCCAGACAAACATATTGCGGGAATTTCTTATCGCACTGACAGATTTATCATCGACTTTGATATCAAATACATCCCTTGGTCGGAAAGTTTTAATTCTAGTAAGTTTCGCCTAGAGGATGTTTGGATGAGGACACCTATTGGAGTAGAAACTAATGCTTTTCAATTCAATTTAAATTGGAAAAACCAAACCATATTTGCTATTGGGGCCGAGTATAAATGGAATGATCGTTTTATGAGTCGAATGGGGTATAGTTATGGAAACAATGTAATTCCTGCTAGCGGAGTGAGTCCCATGTTAGGAGCTAGTATCGAACACCACCTTTCTATGGGTGGAAGTATCTCCTGGAATGACTCCACTTTCCATATCGCATGTGAATATGGATTTCCTAAAAAAACTTATGGAGGAAAAACTTCAGACTGGACGTTATCCCATGCCATCTATTCTAGTAAAGAAATTCATCCATTCCAATTTTCTTATAACAAACAGATGAGTGTATTTAGTATCTATTTTGGAATGGAACAAAATATTTAAAAGGCAAAACAAATGAATTCTAAATCTATTGGAAAAATTGCGATCGGAATTTGGATCGTAACCTTCATCACACTTGGGTATTTTTTTTATTTCGGAAGCACTAGTCGTTCTTTAGACAACCGAACTGCAATTCATCTAACACCTGCTGAACGACAATTAGTCCTAACTGAAATGAGGGCCCTACTCACAGCAGTCAATGGAATGCTAGGTGGACTGGCAGACAAAGACTACGAAGGTGCAGCAAAAGCCGCCGATGCCGTAGGTATGGGCCTTGTTGCTAGTTTAGAACACCAAGAAAAAACGATTCTTTTAAAACTTCCTGTGGAATTCAAAAAACTGGGATTTGGAACTCACG
Above is a window of Leptospira wolbachii serovar Codice str. CDC DNA encoding:
- a CDS encoding OmpP1/FadL family transporter; translated protein: MISSRIFIFLFILILILDPRLSPSLEAFHGILQPAFGARQAGMGGAFQAVGGSVMDLESNPSHLARVKRTKWELGSGIHLPTIEYNDEYIDPDPSRSYRNSTVEHPRAVLPYIGIIKPISENISIGFALYAQGGGGGQFKNIKRHTPDGRTLNETFGTNIPVIGESTKAVEDLNFRFMTMKSTFGAGFKKGNFAVGAGLDLVYGFMELKRTYQDETRSLTIPGGIRYQSDSAYSMGGKIGVSYDLTENIRIAYSYTTRNFLPMDGTMKVDGYAPERSFGTRVSRYMLWPDKHIAGISYRTDRFIIDFDIKYIPWSESFNSSKFRLEDVWMRTPIGVETNAFQFNLNWKNQTIFAIGAEYKWNDRFMSRMGYSYGNNVIPASGVSPMLGASIEHHLSMGGSISWNDSTFHIACEYGFPKKTYGGKTSDWTLSHAIYSSKEIHPFQFSYNKQMSVFSIYFGMEQNI